From a region of the Terriglobia bacterium genome:
- a CDS encoding efflux RND transporter periplasmic adaptor subunit — MPKVILSAKPTIHDFWHWAPLPSSGHYYPVSGRSSPFSLILSISLILFCCADSACSRPDSPGAAPPPVPVVTSAAILRDLPVEIHAIGNVQARVTVGIKSQVSAQLKEVLFKEGDEVRRGQLLFRLDDRQLLASFEQIKASLKKEQAQLTRAQTVAARYTELYKSGIISKDAYDEAKAQAEALKASTDAARAAVEEQRVQLTYTDIYSPCDGKTGVLLVAPGNQVKANDDSPLVVINQIEPIYVEFSVPEGEFPEVKKHLASGPLPVFVSMPHQGPSQESRGYVSFIDNSIDRGTGTIRLRGVFANRDRRLWPGEQLDVLLRLSIQKQALVVPSQAVMSGQQGEYVYVVNHEKRAENRTIHVQRTQGAYSVISTGLHPGELVVTDGQVSLEPNRLVEVKRAPDATADTNVGY, encoded by the coding sequence ATGCCGAAAGTCATACTTTCCGCGAAGCCCACAATACATGACTTCTGGCACTGGGCCCCACTACCTTCGAGTGGGCATTATTATCCAGTGTCAGGCCGATCCAGCCCATTCTCACTCATATTGTCGATATCCCTGATTCTCTTCTGCTGCGCCGACTCAGCTTGCTCTCGTCCTGATTCGCCTGGTGCCGCTCCTCCCCCTGTCCCCGTCGTGACTTCGGCCGCGATCCTGCGTGACCTCCCGGTTGAGATTCACGCGATCGGCAACGTTCAAGCCCGTGTCACAGTCGGAATCAAATCCCAGGTGTCTGCCCAGCTGAAAGAAGTGTTGTTCAAAGAAGGAGACGAAGTACGCCGAGGGCAACTGCTGTTTAGGTTGGACGACCGCCAGCTTCTAGCGAGTTTCGAGCAGATAAAAGCCTCGTTAAAGAAGGAGCAGGCCCAACTCACTCGCGCGCAAACAGTGGCCGCGAGATACACGGAACTTTACAAGAGCGGAATCATCTCGAAAGACGCTTATGACGAGGCGAAAGCACAAGCAGAGGCGCTGAAGGCAAGCACCGACGCGGCGAGAGCAGCGGTAGAAGAGCAACGCGTGCAACTCACTTATACCGACATATATTCTCCATGCGATGGAAAAACAGGAGTTCTCCTCGTTGCGCCCGGCAACCAGGTAAAAGCTAACGACGACTCTCCGCTGGTCGTCATTAATCAAATCGAACCAATTTACGTTGAATTTTCTGTCCCTGAAGGTGAATTCCCCGAAGTAAAAAAGCACCTAGCCTCAGGTCCGCTGCCAGTGTTTGTATCCATGCCTCACCAAGGCCCTTCCCAGGAGAGCAGGGGATATGTGTCCTTTATTGACAACTCCATTGATCGCGGGACGGGAACCATACGACTGAGGGGAGTGTTTGCAAATCGCGATCGGCGATTGTGGCCGGGTGAGCAGTTAGATGTCCTGCTCCGGCTATCAATCCAAAAACAAGCACTGGTGGTTCCATCTCAAGCGGTCATGTCAGGACAGCAAGGCGAATACGTTTATGTCGTGAATCATGAGAAGAGGGCCGAGAACCGCACCATTCACGTGCAACGCACGCAAGGGGCGTACTCCGTCATCAGCACAGGGCTGCATCCTGGGGAACTCGTAGTGACGGATGGCCAAGTAAGTCTCGAGCCGAACCGCCTGGTTGAAGTCAAAAGAGCCCCCGACGCGACAGCCGACACAAATGTCGGCTATTGA
- a CDS encoding metallophosphoesterase, with amino-acid sequence MSGPAPPPTPPTQSVFRFVAWADTRGGNTTLAALSAQVLTLNPAFTLYAGDGESEGFTIAGTNSFLAAIDGNSSNGVSARTFFVRGNHDALDTSGWQQYYELASVAGAVGATHYSAFTPDLTYSFDYKNSHFVAIDVPGDADVITPAQISWLDGDLAAAEVRGLTHAFIYFHGPIFCVESVHCEFTGASGSYAPQKLIEVLNKHPLVSASFHGHEHVLAYTHMDTTRLPSLTHDFEEIVAGTAGAPGYPCDSPARTEWCDSVNGFATVDVSGRAVKVSFYQQGISAPIKTIDFSK; translated from the coding sequence ATGTCGGGGCCCGCACCTCCTCCGACTCCGCCAACTCAATCTGTCTTCCGTTTTGTCGCATGGGCAGATACGCGAGGCGGCAACACTACGCTGGCCGCCCTATCCGCACAAGTGTTGACACTCAATCCGGCGTTCACGCTGTATGCCGGGGACGGAGAATCGGAGGGCTTTACCATCGCTGGAACGAACAGCTTCCTGGCCGCAATCGACGGCAACTCAAGTAATGGCGTCTCGGCCAGGACCTTTTTTGTTCGCGGCAACCACGATGCATTGGACACCTCGGGATGGCAGCAATACTACGAACTAGCGAGTGTCGCCGGGGCTGTCGGAGCGACGCATTATAGTGCGTTCACGCCGGACTTAACGTACTCGTTCGATTATAAGAACTCGCATTTTGTCGCAATCGATGTGCCCGGAGATGCAGACGTAATCACGCCCGCGCAGATTTCCTGGCTCGATGGTGACCTCGCGGCAGCCGAGGTACGTGGTCTCACTCACGCGTTCATATATTTTCACGGCCCGATTTTCTGCGTAGAGAGTGTGCATTGCGAGTTCACCGGGGCGTCAGGCAGTTACGCGCCGCAGAAACTGATCGAAGTGCTGAACAAGCATCCCCTCGTGTCCGCCAGCTTCCATGGTCACGAACACGTGCTGGCCTACACGCACATGGACACGACGCGGTTGCCGAGCCTGACTCATGACTTCGAGGAGATTGTGGCGGGCACTGCTGGAGCCCCTGGTTATCCCTGCGATTCGCCGGCACGTACCGAGTGGTGCGATTCGGTAAATGGTTTCGCCACTGTTGACGTCTCGGGACGGGCAGTCAAAGTTAGTTTCTACCAGCAGGGAATATCGGCCCCCATCAAGACTATCGACTTCTCGAAATAG
- a CDS encoding response regulator, which yields MAIPTLLCIDDRTQMLELRRSTLEAHNYSVKVASSGYTALKVLEETPVAAVLLEYKSEGMDAEAVAYQIKQLFPKLPIILLSAYSEMPERIMWLVDEYVLKSELPDGLFRVLEQKVRQPWFAPSPNQWRKASAIAA from the coding sequence GTGGCTATCCCCACCTTGTTGTGCATCGACGACCGCACGCAAATGTTAGAGCTTCGCAGATCGACTCTTGAAGCCCACAATTATTCCGTCAAAGTCGCATCGAGCGGCTATACGGCTCTGAAGGTATTGGAAGAAACGCCGGTTGCTGCGGTTCTTCTTGAGTACAAGTCTGAAGGAATGGACGCGGAAGCGGTGGCCTACCAAATCAAGCAACTCTTTCCGAAGTTGCCGATCATACTCCTTTCAGCGTACTCCGAGATGCCAGAGCGGATCATGTGGCTGGTTGATGAGTACGTGTTGAAAAGTGAACTCCCGGATGGGCTGTTTCGGGTGCTCGAACAAAAGGTTCGCCAGCCCTGGTTCGCACCAAGTCCCAACCAATGGCGTAAGGCGAGCGCTATAGCAGCGTAA
- a CDS encoding cupredoxin domain-containing protein, with amino-acid sequence MQTFRTASFVAITIIALGITLGAEAWPSRNIRTRAIHVKAMKFRFVPNRVTVRKGQTLKLELTSADVEHSFRISTLGMNYPIEPGKNTEVILTPAFTEELHADCGTFCGVGHKKMNFTIDVEP; translated from the coding sequence ATGCAGACATTCAGAACTGCGTCGTTTGTCGCAATTACAATTATCGCCCTAGGTATCACTCTCGGCGCTGAAGCATGGCCGTCACGCAACATCAGAACGCGAGCGATACACGTCAAAGCAATGAAGTTCAGGTTTGTCCCGAATAGAGTTACCGTCAGAAAGGGCCAGACTCTCAAGCTTGAACTGACTAGCGCAGATGTTGAACATAGCTTTCGTATCTCAACCTTGGGTATGAACTATCCAATTGAACCGGGTAAAAACACAGAGGTCATTCTTACCCCCGCATTCACAGAAGAGCTTCATGCCGACTGCGGAACATTCTGTGGAGTGGGACATAAGAAAATGAACTTCACAATCGACGTGGAGCCATAG
- a CDS encoding alkaline phosphatase family protein translates to MAFSVAPTSLTNGQYTTLTWKTTNATSVSITPNINDDDDGVELPTSGSRTVVPTQTTMYTLTATAPNAVSKTQSVNVTVTMGKPTISLSASPETVMAGQSSTLQWNATDSTSVEINEGVGTFTSASGTAQVSPVATTTYTATAKGAGGTATANATVTLTPSSQLAISLTAVPATISAGGKSVLTWNSQNAVSVQIAPEIGAVNTSGTLQVSPTGSTTYVATATDIAGATKTATATVTLLGGNATGLANIKHIIFFVQENRTFDNYFGMLGEYQQSKGLSSDLDGLNPNIVMYDYYGDAVHPYHQRSVRTDNLSPAWNESHFYANYQNSKFKMDAWMKQPTPSVPSQIDPHSTRTMGYYDCSDIPFYCEVATRFATSDHFHSSVMSGTIVNRAYLLSATSGGMIRPSNPFPAEVPTIFRRLSEAGITWRYYYQDGSVFLANYTKVGGCADCDWDRFMTNAWQIKNYYDILSRPTADRDLPQVIFIEHSSGEDGDTTALDEHPGHDVQRGVASAEKIIRALMNSPAWPSSVFILSHDEGGGLYDHVAPYSVPAPDATLPLRVSTDGGKYDNFTYSGFRVPLLVISPWVKPHFVSHTDREFTSILKLIETRFNLQPLTDRDAGADDMTEFFDFSTPHLLVPPELPVQPVACPLPITSYGDKNGNGVIDGNEIALPDACNKKFEASPTHQ, encoded by the coding sequence GTGGCATTTTCTGTAGCGCCGACTTCGCTTACCAATGGGCAATACACGACTTTGACCTGGAAGACGACGAATGCCACATCGGTGAGTATTACGCCAAACATCAATGACGACGATGACGGCGTTGAATTACCGACCTCCGGTTCGCGCACAGTCGTGCCAACGCAAACCACCATGTACACCCTGACGGCAACAGCGCCGAATGCTGTCTCAAAGACTCAGTCTGTCAACGTTACGGTCACGATGGGGAAGCCGACAATCTCGCTGTCCGCCTCACCCGAGACAGTGATGGCAGGGCAGAGTTCGACCTTACAGTGGAATGCAACAGATTCGACATCCGTCGAAATTAATGAAGGCGTCGGAACGTTCACTTCGGCGAGTGGTACGGCCCAGGTCAGCCCCGTGGCTACCACTACCTATACTGCAACCGCCAAAGGCGCCGGAGGGACGGCGACCGCAAATGCCACGGTTACGCTCACCCCTAGTTCCCAACTTGCGATCAGTTTAACGGCCGTGCCCGCCACGATTTCAGCCGGTGGTAAGAGCGTGCTTACCTGGAATTCCCAGAACGCCGTGTCAGTACAGATTGCTCCGGAGATTGGGGCGGTGAACACGAGCGGCACGCTGCAAGTGTCGCCGACAGGTTCAACCACGTACGTTGCAACGGCTACCGACATTGCGGGTGCGACCAAGACGGCTACCGCGACTGTGACCCTGCTGGGCGGCAATGCCACTGGCCTGGCAAATATCAAGCACATCATTTTCTTCGTCCAGGAAAATCGCACCTTTGACAACTACTTCGGAATGCTCGGCGAGTACCAACAGTCGAAGGGACTCTCCAGCGACTTAGATGGGTTAAATCCCAACATCGTGATGTACGACTACTACGGCGATGCGGTGCACCCCTATCATCAACGTTCCGTCCGTACTGACAACCTGAGTCCGGCCTGGAACGAGAGCCATTTCTACGCCAACTATCAGAACAGCAAGTTCAAGATGGATGCGTGGATGAAGCAACCCACGCCTTCGGTTCCTTCCCAGATCGACCCGCACTCTACACGGACTATGGGTTACTACGATTGCAGCGATATTCCGTTCTACTGCGAAGTTGCCACCCGTTTCGCGACGAGCGATCACTTTCACTCTTCGGTGATGTCGGGAACGATCGTGAACCGAGCCTACCTGCTGTCGGCAACGTCGGGCGGGATGATCCGTCCCTCCAATCCTTTCCCAGCGGAGGTCCCGACGATTTTTCGTCGTTTGAGCGAAGCCGGCATAACCTGGCGCTACTACTACCAGGATGGAAGCGTCTTTCTTGCTAATTACACAAAAGTCGGCGGCTGCGCCGATTGCGATTGGGACCGGTTCATGACGAACGCCTGGCAAATCAAGAACTACTACGACATTCTGTCGCGGCCAACGGCCGATCGCGACCTGCCGCAGGTCATCTTCATAGAACATTCTTCGGGAGAAGATGGTGACACGACCGCGCTTGATGAACATCCAGGCCACGACGTGCAGCGGGGCGTCGCGAGTGCGGAGAAGATCATCCGCGCCCTGATGAACAGCCCTGCATGGCCTTCTTCAGTTTTTATCCTGTCTCACGACGAAGGCGGAGGTCTGTACGACCACGTTGCTCCGTACTCTGTTCCGGCTCCTGATGCCACCCTACCACTGCGCGTCAGCACCGACGGCGGAAAGTACGACAACTTCACCTACAGCGGTTTTCGTGTGCCTCTGCTTGTCATTTCGCCATGGGTCAAGCCGCACTTTGTTTCGCACACCGATCGCGAATTCACCTCGATCTTGAAATTGATCGAGACCCGTTTCAATTTGCAACCACTCACGGATCGCGATGCTGGGGCCGATGATATGACCGAGTTCTTTGACTTTTCCACGCCGCACCTGCTCGTCCCGCCCGAACTGCCGGTGCAACCAGTCGCGTGTCCGCTTCCGATCACTTCGTATGGCGATAAGAACGGTAATGGCGTCATAGATGGCAATGAAATCGCCCTACCGGATGCATGCAACAAGAAATTTGAAGCGTCGCCAACTCATCAGTAA
- a CDS encoding response regulator: MSESSKGRILVVDDELSVRESLRMLLTGVGYEVSTAIDGFDALLQLKSFVPDVIISDLNMPHMSGFELLSVLRRRFPEISVAAMSGAYDSGDLVPGGVIADAFYAKGLHHPKELLRMIAELIQTSAQRAATHQQQSAPVWIPRNGHDSNGVPFIVLTCTECLRSFPLSVLREDVGDIQITPCLFCANPVRYIIDFSLTVRSPNKPQPAQASNQQARAERA; this comes from the coding sequence ATGAGCGAATCATCCAAAGGCCGAATCCTTGTCGTTGACGACGAACTCAGTGTTCGCGAAAGCTTGAGGATGTTATTGACCGGCGTTGGATACGAGGTCAGCACTGCGATTGACGGCTTTGACGCCCTGTTGCAACTCAAGTCGTTTGTCCCCGATGTGATCATTTCCGACCTGAACATGCCGCACATGTCGGGCTTCGAGTTACTATCCGTCCTGCGCCGGCGTTTTCCTGAAATCTCGGTTGCCGCTATGAGTGGTGCATACGATTCTGGCGACCTTGTCCCGGGAGGGGTAATTGCCGATGCTTTCTACGCCAAGGGTCTCCACCATCCAAAAGAACTCCTGCGGATGATTGCTGAATTGATTCAAACTTCGGCGCAGCGTGCGGCAACGCATCAACAACAATCGGCGCCCGTGTGGATCCCACGGAACGGGCATGATTCGAATGGTGTGCCCTTTATAGTGTTGACTTGCACGGAATGCTTGCGGTCGTTTCCCTTGAGCGTACTACGCGAAGATGTCGGGGATATCCAGATTACTCCCTGCTTGTTCTGCGCAAACCCAGTCCGATACATCATCGATTTCTCGCTCACGGTTCGTTCGCCCAACAAGCCTCAGCCGGCACAAGCGAGCAACCAACAGGCGCGAGCTGAGAGAGCCTGA
- a CDS encoding sensor histidine kinase, translating into MRWSGMLIWFFLGLPALDPSTRKGDEIPISWIWWLFCFLCLGIAYFFGSTNRRLPSWARLAALGIQSLSVVAMTLLFRNYFNGLLLVLVVWQLALYVDERTTIVWSIIQTTVVIAALEPHWHMGWRWAMSSCLVGLEIFAFVAGQLLAQEAAARDELLLLSVELGSTRELLKESTRVSERLHIARELHDVLGHHLTALSLQLEHAVHITAGDARQEVERAQTSTRQMLSDIRGIVENMRTEAGLDLAPALNSLKQRMVRPQLHLDVPPQFSVQDGSRAHAVLRCVQEIVTNTIKHSGADNLWVTIRLKDDVIEVSAQDDGTAQSTPRAGAGLTGMRERFESFGGRVEFRNQPDLGFSVSAWLPLQRQDRIA; encoded by the coding sequence ATGCGTTGGTCAGGGATGCTCATCTGGTTCTTTCTCGGGCTCCCCGCGCTCGACCCGTCCACGCGTAAAGGTGACGAGATCCCCATCTCCTGGATATGGTGGCTCTTCTGCTTTCTTTGTCTCGGCATCGCCTATTTCTTTGGCTCGACGAATCGCAGACTCCCTTCCTGGGCACGACTCGCCGCGCTTGGCATTCAGAGCCTGAGCGTGGTTGCAATGACCCTTCTGTTTAGGAACTACTTCAACGGTCTGTTACTCGTTCTCGTCGTGTGGCAGTTGGCACTTTACGTGGATGAACGGACTACGATTGTGTGGTCCATCATTCAGACCACTGTTGTAATTGCCGCTCTCGAACCGCATTGGCACATGGGTTGGCGTTGGGCCATGAGCAGCTGTTTGGTCGGACTCGAGATATTCGCATTTGTGGCAGGCCAACTGCTTGCACAAGAAGCTGCTGCGCGAGATGAGTTACTGCTCCTGAGTGTAGAACTGGGTTCAACCCGGGAGCTGTTGAAAGAAAGCACGCGGGTAAGTGAGAGATTGCACATCGCTCGTGAGCTGCACGATGTACTCGGACATCACCTGACCGCTCTCAGCCTTCAACTCGAGCATGCGGTTCATATCACGGCGGGTGACGCGAGGCAGGAAGTGGAACGCGCTCAAACATCTACCCGCCAAATGCTGTCCGATATACGCGGTATTGTCGAGAACATGAGAACTGAGGCCGGGCTGGACCTTGCGCCCGCACTCAACTCACTGAAGCAGCGCATGGTTCGCCCACAGTTGCATTTGGACGTACCGCCACAGTTCTCAGTCCAGGACGGATCACGTGCTCATGCAGTTCTGCGTTGCGTGCAGGAAATCGTTACGAATACCATCAAACATTCCGGCGCCGACAATTTGTGGGTCACGATACGCCTCAAAGACGATGTTATCGAAGTTTCGGCTCAAGATGACGGAACTGCGCAATCAACTCCGCGAGCCGGTGCGGGACTGACTGGGATGCGCGAGCGATTCGAGTCCTTCGGCGGGCGCGTCGAGTTTCGCAACCAGCCCGATCTCGGTTTCAGCGTTTCCGCGTGGCTACCGCTTCAGCGTCAGGACAGGATTGCATGA
- a CDS encoding response regulator transcription factor: protein MIRVCIVEDQTLVREGLARLLSLAPDIEVIGEAADGDQARQLILRTSPDVVLLDVRMPRASGLEVLQSFQSGTNMPPCILLTTFDDDQVVLQGINLGAKGYLLKDVTLERLTDAIRRVAAGETIFSPTLTLRLIRELNPTLKRASQHTDEFLTDREEEVLRLMTGGYTNREIADALAISEGTVKNYVSSILSKLGVRDRTRAVLKAIQEGYL from the coding sequence ATGATTCGGGTATGCATTGTCGAAGACCAGACTTTGGTTCGGGAGGGTCTGGCCCGCCTACTTTCCCTCGCGCCAGATATCGAAGTTATTGGCGAAGCGGCCGACGGTGATCAAGCCCGGCAACTCATTCTACGGACTTCACCCGATGTCGTGTTACTCGACGTCCGAATGCCGCGTGCTAGTGGCTTAGAAGTGCTGCAATCATTTCAGAGCGGTACCAACATGCCGCCTTGCATCCTTCTAACTACTTTTGATGACGATCAGGTCGTCTTACAAGGTATTAATCTTGGCGCAAAAGGGTATCTGCTGAAGGATGTGACCCTTGAACGACTAACGGACGCAATCCGTCGAGTTGCGGCTGGCGAGACTATTTTCAGTCCAACCCTCACACTTCGACTAATTCGAGAACTAAATCCGACTTTGAAACGGGCCAGCCAACACACGGACGAATTTCTTACCGATCGTGAAGAAGAAGTCCTGCGTCTAATGACGGGAGGCTACACGAATCGAGAGATTGCCGATGCACTGGCGATCTCGGAGGGAACTGTGAAGAACTACGTTTCCAGTATTCTCTCGAAACTTGGTGTCCGCGACCGGACGCGCGCCGTGCTGAAGGCGATCCAGGAAGGGTACCTTTGA
- a CDS encoding efflux RND transporter permease subunit: protein MNIPELFLKRPITTTLLTSSLLVFGIAGYRKLPVNDLPNIDYPTIQVTATLPGASPETMASAVATPLEKQLSTVPGIDSMNSTNSLGSTSITIQLDLSRSVDGAAQDVQSAIANAIPQLPAEMPTPPTYQKVNPAESPILYLAVHSPTLSMSDVDEIAETSIAERMSMVKGVAEAQVYGSRKYALRVRADPYALASRQIGIDDLANAIKTGNVNLPIGALNTPGKAYAITANGQLSTAKQFRQLIVAYRNGGPVHLGEVANVVDGVENEKLASWFNGEPAIVLTIMRQPGANTVEITDKIRALLPEIQRQLPQAVKVDVLYDESSSIRESLSEVKFTLLLTIGLVILVILIFLRRLAATFIAATSIPVSIVGTFGVMWLLGFSLDNLSLMALTLSVGFVVDDAVVMLENIVRHIEAGMPLMQAALTGSREITFTIISMTLSLAAVFIPVLFMGGVIGRLLHEFAITIAFSILMSGIVSLTLTPMLCGRLLGTGTLSTTLDNADTVFERSLRIYSRSLGFVMRHKLSALFLSILLLAVTFLLAFGIPGGVARFMPHGMPDVLVNGVPKGFLPTVDTGQMFAFTQAAEGISFQDMIMHQKEVDSVIANSGYAQGRMSTVGGGGINTSNNLGRIFMHLRPRGERPGANAIIQELRPKLTQIPGIKTFLQILPPIRIGGMLTKSEYQYTLQSVDLHALYYYVPLLERALRRIPELEDVTSDLAINSPQLNVQIDRNKAAALGVSPEQAEQSLYSAFGPRQVSTIYGPSDEYKVLLDMDPSLQTNPDALSTLYLHSASGALVPIRSVAQIQLTRGPLTIMHFGQLPSVTLSFNLRRGSSLSSATREVEEVASQILPATITHGFQGTAQAFTSSTSRLMWLLIATVGVIYVILGILYESVIHPITILSGLPSAGIGALLALLLFRLELNLYSFVGIILLVGIVKKNAIMMIDCALREERYAGKSPEEAIMDGALVRFRPIMMTTVAAIFGALPLALGIGAGSEARRPLGVAVVGGLLCSQLLTLYMTPIYYVYLAKAIALLRRSKDPVEAELTLGSSPNLDISAD from the coding sequence ATGAATATCCCGGAGTTGTTCTTGAAGCGGCCGATCACGACGACGCTACTTACTTCGTCACTCCTGGTGTTTGGAATTGCTGGGTATCGAAAGCTTCCGGTGAACGACCTTCCCAATATCGACTACCCGACAATTCAGGTCACCGCAACGCTTCCAGGTGCCAGTCCCGAGACGATGGCTTCGGCTGTGGCGACGCCATTGGAGAAACAGCTCTCAACGGTGCCGGGCATCGATTCGATGAATTCAACGAACTCCCTCGGCAGTACCAGTATCACCATCCAGCTTGATCTTAGTCGCAGCGTTGATGGCGCCGCTCAAGATGTGCAATCGGCTATTGCGAACGCAATCCCACAGCTTCCCGCTGAAATGCCAACTCCCCCGACCTATCAAAAGGTGAATCCTGCGGAGTCCCCGATCCTCTACCTCGCAGTTCATTCACCCACCCTCAGTATGTCCGACGTCGACGAAATTGCGGAGACGAGCATTGCGGAACGAATGTCGATGGTCAAAGGAGTCGCCGAGGCTCAGGTTTACGGTTCGCGCAAGTACGCCCTCCGTGTCCGGGCGGACCCGTATGCGCTCGCTTCCAGGCAAATCGGCATAGACGATCTCGCAAATGCCATCAAAACCGGCAACGTCAACCTTCCGATAGGTGCGCTGAACACTCCCGGAAAAGCTTACGCAATCACGGCCAACGGGCAGCTCTCAACTGCAAAGCAGTTTCGCCAGCTCATCGTCGCATATCGCAATGGCGGCCCCGTCCATCTCGGAGAAGTTGCGAACGTGGTTGACGGTGTCGAAAACGAAAAGCTCGCCAGCTGGTTCAATGGTGAACCCGCGATTGTCCTTACCATCATGCGGCAACCGGGCGCAAACACTGTCGAGATTACTGACAAGATCCGGGCGCTGTTGCCCGAAATTCAGCGGCAGCTTCCCCAGGCCGTGAAGGTGGATGTCCTCTATGACGAATCGAGTTCGATTCGTGAATCTCTCAGTGAAGTCAAATTCACACTTTTACTGACGATCGGATTGGTCATTCTTGTTATCCTCATCTTCCTGCGAAGGCTCGCTGCAACGTTCATTGCGGCAACATCGATTCCCGTTTCGATTGTGGGTACGTTCGGCGTCATGTGGCTGCTTGGCTTCAGCCTGGACAATCTCTCGCTAATGGCATTGACACTGTCGGTCGGGTTTGTGGTCGACGACGCCGTGGTCATGCTCGAAAACATTGTCCGCCACATCGAAGCAGGCATGCCGCTCATGCAGGCTGCACTGACAGGATCGCGCGAAATCACTTTTACGATCATCTCGATGACACTCTCACTGGCGGCTGTTTTCATTCCGGTGCTGTTCATGGGAGGGGTCATCGGACGGCTTCTGCATGAGTTTGCAATTACTATCGCTTTTTCGATTCTCATGTCCGGGATAGTGTCTCTGACATTGACGCCGATGCTGTGCGGTCGGCTGCTGGGAACGGGCACGTTGTCAACAACCCTCGATAATGCCGACACCGTGTTCGAGCGCTCTTTACGAATCTACAGTCGCTCCCTGGGCTTTGTGATGCGGCACAAACTGAGCGCTCTATTTCTGTCAATCCTCTTGCTGGCGGTTACTTTCTTGCTGGCATTCGGTATTCCTGGTGGCGTCGCCCGATTCATGCCGCATGGAATGCCTGACGTCCTTGTGAACGGCGTTCCGAAAGGATTCCTGCCGACCGTCGATACTGGTCAGATGTTCGCGTTTACGCAAGCCGCCGAAGGGATTTCGTTCCAGGACATGATCATGCACCAGAAGGAGGTTGATAGCGTTATTGCCAACAGCGGGTATGCCCAGGGTCGCATGTCGACCGTAGGCGGTGGCGGAATCAACACCTCCAACAATTTGGGTCGAATATTCATGCACCTGCGGCCGCGCGGAGAGCGCCCTGGCGCAAATGCGATTATTCAAGAGCTCCGACCAAAGCTTACGCAGATTCCCGGGATCAAGACCTTCCTGCAAATCCTCCCCCCAATCCGCATCGGCGGCATGCTGACCAAAAGTGAATACCAATACACATTACAAAGCGTGGACCTGCACGCACTCTATTACTACGTGCCACTTCTGGAACGCGCCCTTCGGCGTATTCCTGAGCTCGAGGACGTAACCAGCGATCTTGCAATAAACAGTCCACAGTTGAACGTTCAGATCGACCGGAACAAAGCAGCGGCGCTCGGAGTGAGTCCGGAGCAAGCAGAGCAGTCGCTGTACAGCGCGTTTGGACCGCGGCAAGTCTCGACTATCTATGGGCCGAGCGATGAATACAAAGTACTGCTGGACATGGATCCCAGTCTTCAGACGAATCCTGACGCTCTGTCGACGCTCTACTTACATTCAGCATCCGGAGCCCTAGTTCCCATCCGATCAGTGGCGCAAATACAGCTAACGCGTGGGCCCCTGACGATCATGCACTTTGGGCAATTACCGTCGGTCACTTTGAGTTTCAACCTCCGCCGCGGCAGTTCTCTTAGCAGTGCGACACGCGAGGTAGAAGAAGTAGCAAGTCAGATCCTGCCAGCAACCATTACACATGGTTTTCAAGGCACTGCGCAGGCGTTCACTTCATCGACATCGAGGCTGATGTGGCTGCTCATTGCTACCGTCGGTGTCATCTATGTGATTCTGGGAATTCTCTACGAAAGCGTCATTCATCCCATTACCATCCTCTCGGGTTTACCCTCGGCTGGAATTGGTGCTCTCCTCGCATTGCTTCTTTTTCGACTGGAACTGAACCTGTATAGCTTTGTCGGAATCATCCTCCTCGTGGGAATCGTTAAAAAGAACGCGATCATGATGATCGATTGTGCGTTGCGCGAAGAGAGATACGCGGGGAAGTCCCCTGAAGAAGCCATTATGGATGGAGCACTCGTCAGGTTTCGTCCGATTATGATGACGACGGTTGCGGCGATATTTGGTGCTCTGCCCCTCGCCCTCGGCATCGGCGCAGGCTCGGAAGCGCGGCGTCCACTCGGAGTAGCGGTGGTTGGCGGCCTGTTGTGCTCGCAACTCCTGACCTTATATATGACCCCGATTTATTACGTTTACTTGGCTAAGGCTATTGCTCTGCTTCGACGTTCGAAAGATCCTGTTGAAGCCGAGCTCACCCTGGGTTCGTCACCGAACTTAGATATCTCCGCTGACTAA